One genomic segment of Salvelinus namaycush isolate Seneca unplaced genomic scaffold, SaNama_1.0 Scaffold1541, whole genome shotgun sequence includes these proteins:
- the LOC120037009 gene encoding C4b-binding protein alpha chain-like isoform X3, with product MSLSGDYITQETFPAGSKVVFKCDVGYVGFAMTITCLGETWKNVTSTCRRISCGSPGEVMNGRYDLTEGVEFGARVTAQCDKGHYIVGSKVRNCMVAGWSGRVPICEVVKCGAPPAVANGNLLHRAEESYAYREVVEYQCDRQLTLDGPRFLHCSETGQFEPYPPKCIDITCPTPKIDKAFRVEGHMPPYKYKSFIRYECEKGYEMEGESGLTCEKDSRWSPSYPTCKGKMHCAHTIQ from the exons ATGAGCCTGTCAGGAGACTACATTACCCAAGAGACTTTCCCGGCGGGGTCGAAAGTCGTTTTCAAGTGTGACGTTGGTTATGTCGGATTTGCGATGACCATCACCTGTCTCGGTGAAACCTGGAAAAATGTGACATCTACCTGCCGGA GGATATCCTGTGGCTCCCCTGGAGAAGTGATGAATGGCAGGTATGACCTCACAGAGGGGGTGGAGTTTGGAGCCAGAGTAACAGCCCAGTGTGACAAAGG ACATTACATTGTGGGTTCCAAAGTACGGAATTGCATGGTAGCAGGCTGGTCTGGCAGAGTCCCTATCTGTgaag TGGTGAAGTGTGGAGCGCCTCCTGCTGTTGCCAATGGAAATCTGTTGCACCGAGCTGAAGAGTCGTATGCCTACAGAGAGGTGGTGGAGTATCAGTGTGACAGGCAACTGACTCTGGATGGACCCAGGTTCTTACACTGCTCTGAAACAGGGCAGTTTGAGCCATATCCACCTAAATGTATCG ACATAACTTGTCCAACACCTAAAATCGATAAAGCTTTCCGCGTAGAGGGACATATGCCTCCATACAAATACAAGTCTTTCATCAGATATGAATGTGAAAAAGGATATGAAATGGAAGGTGAATCAGGTCTTACCTGTGAAAAAGACAGCCGCTGGTCACCATCATACCCAACATGCAAAGGTAAGATGCATTGTGCACACACCATTCAATAG
- the LOC120037009 gene encoding C4b-binding protein alpha chain-like isoform X2, which yields MQICRDACLFTIWLVYLTFEVETTQAQCSKPKGGSHMSLSGDYITQETFPAGSKVVFKCDVGYVGFAMTITCLGETWKNVTSTCRRISCGSPGEVMNGRHYIVGSKVRNCMVAGWSGRVPICEVVKCGAPPAVANGNLLHRAEESYAYREVVEYQCDRQLTLDGPRFLHCSETGQFEPYPPKCIDITCPTPKIDKAFRVEGHMPPYKYKSFIRYECEKGYEMEGESGLTCEKDSRWSPSYPTCKGKMHCAHTIQ from the exons ATGCAGATCTGCAGGGATGCATGTTTATTTACAATATGGCTCGTTTACCTTACGTTTGAGGTTGAAACTACTCAAG CGCAATGTTCCAAACCCAAAGGAGGGAGCCACATGAGCCTGTCAGGAGACTACATTACCCAAGAGACTTTCCCGGCGGGGTCGAAAGTCGTTTTCAAGTGTGACGTTGGTTATGTCGGATTTGCGATGACCATCACCTGTCTCGGTGAAACCTGGAAAAATGTGACATCTACCTGCCGGA GGATATCCTGTGGCTCCCCTGGAGAAGTGATGAATGGCAG ACATTACATTGTGGGTTCCAAAGTACGGAATTGCATGGTAGCAGGCTGGTCTGGCAGAGTCCCTATCTGTgaag TGGTGAAGTGTGGAGCGCCTCCTGCTGTTGCCAATGGAAATCTGTTGCACCGAGCTGAAGAGTCGTATGCCTACAGAGAGGTGGTGGAGTATCAGTGTGACAGGCAACTGACTCTGGATGGACCCAGGTTCTTACACTGCTCTGAAACAGGGCAGTTTGAGCCATATCCACCTAAATGTATCG ACATAACTTGTCCAACACCTAAAATCGATAAAGCTTTCCGCGTAGAGGGACATATGCCTCCATACAAATACAAGTCTTTCATCAGATATGAATGTGAAAAAGGATATGAAATGGAAGGTGAATCAGGTCTTACCTGTGAAAAAGACAGCCGCTGGTCACCATCATACCCAACATGCAAAGGTAAGATGCATTGTGCACACACCATTCAATAG
- the LOC120037009 gene encoding C4b-binding protein alpha chain-like isoform X1, with amino-acid sequence MQICRDACLFTIWLVYLTFEVETTQAQCSKPKGGSHMSLSGDYITQETFPAGSKVVFKCDVGYVGFAMTITCLGETWKNVTSTCRRISCGSPGEVMNGRYDLTEGVEFGARVTAQCDKGHYIVGSKVRNCMVAGWSGRVPICEVVKCGAPPAVANGNLLHRAEESYAYREVVEYQCDRQLTLDGPRFLHCSETGQFEPYPPKCIDITCPTPKIDKAFRVEGHMPPYKYKSFIRYECEKGYEMEGESGLTCEKDSRWSPSYPTCKGKMHCAHTIQ; translated from the exons ATGCAGATCTGCAGGGATGCATGTTTATTTACAATATGGCTCGTTTACCTTACGTTTGAGGTTGAAACTACTCAAG CGCAATGTTCCAAACCCAAAGGAGGGAGCCACATGAGCCTGTCAGGAGACTACATTACCCAAGAGACTTTCCCGGCGGGGTCGAAAGTCGTTTTCAAGTGTGACGTTGGTTATGTCGGATTTGCGATGACCATCACCTGTCTCGGTGAAACCTGGAAAAATGTGACATCTACCTGCCGGA GGATATCCTGTGGCTCCCCTGGAGAAGTGATGAATGGCAGGTATGACCTCACAGAGGGGGTGGAGTTTGGAGCCAGAGTAACAGCCCAGTGTGACAAAGG ACATTACATTGTGGGTTCCAAAGTACGGAATTGCATGGTAGCAGGCTGGTCTGGCAGAGTCCCTATCTGTgaag TGGTGAAGTGTGGAGCGCCTCCTGCTGTTGCCAATGGAAATCTGTTGCACCGAGCTGAAGAGTCGTATGCCTACAGAGAGGTGGTGGAGTATCAGTGTGACAGGCAACTGACTCTGGATGGACCCAGGTTCTTACACTGCTCTGAAACAGGGCAGTTTGAGCCATATCCACCTAAATGTATCG ACATAACTTGTCCAACACCTAAAATCGATAAAGCTTTCCGCGTAGAGGGACATATGCCTCCATACAAATACAAGTCTTTCATCAGATATGAATGTGAAAAAGGATATGAAATGGAAGGTGAATCAGGTCTTACCTGTGAAAAAGACAGCCGCTGGTCACCATCATACCCAACATGCAAAGGTAAGATGCATTGTGCACACACCATTCAATAG